CCGATTGATGAGCTTAAAATTGACCGTGAATTTATCAACGATATCGATATGTCACCCAAACAAGTCACCGTCATTGAAAATATTATCAATCTAGGTAAATCTCTGAATTTAAATGTGGTAGCCGAAGGCGTCGAAAGCCACCAACAAGCAGCTTTACTCTCCAACCTGCAATGCCATTCCATTCAAGGTTTTCATTTTTATCGACCTCAGCCCAAACATGATGTGGAAACCCTATTCGCCCAATGTCTTTACCAGAAAAGCTAGCGAACTCTTATTGGCTTCGACGAAAACAACTAAGGATCTAAAGTAAACATAATTTAGGTCAAGTTGAGCAAAGCCTATTCTCCATAAAATATTCGCTCCTTTTTATTTGTTTAATATCGTGATTATATGGAACTTCTGTGTCCTGCAGGTAACTTGCCTGCGCTTAAAACCGCCATTGATTGCGGCGCTGATGCCGTTTACATTGGCTTTAAAGATGACACCAATGCCCGTCATTTTGCAGGCCTTAACTTCAACGCAAAAAAATTAGAGAAAGCGGTACAGTATGTCCATGAGAGAAACAAAAAAATCCACGTTGCATTAAATACTTTTGCGCATCCCAATGGATTTAATCGCTGGACAAATGCCGTTGACCATGCTGCTGCATTAGGGATTGATGCCCTAATTATCGCAGACATTGCTGTCTTAGAGTATGCATCAAAAACCTACCCACATCTCGAATTACACCTATCCGTTCAAGCCTCCGCAACCAATCTTGCGGCGATAAACTTCTATAAAGAAAACTTTAATATTAAGCGCGTTGTTCTCCCGAGAGTACTGTCTATCCATCAAGTTAAGCAACTTTCTCGACACATTCCGAGTGATGTCGAGTTAGAGGTGTTTGGGTTTGGGAGTTTATGTATCATGTCAGAAGGACGCTGTTACCTCTCGTCCTATCTGACTGGCGAGTCCCCAAATACCGCAGGTGCATGCTCTCCGGCTCAGTATGTTCGCTGGCAAGAAACCTCACAAGGCTTAGAATCACGACTCAATAA
This window of the Vibrio azureus genome carries:
- the ubiU gene encoding ubiquinone anaerobic biosynthesis protein UbiU, translated to MELLCPAGNLPALKTAIDCGADAVYIGFKDDTNARHFAGLNFNAKKLEKAVQYVHERNKKIHVALNTFAHPNGFNRWTNAVDHAAALGIDALIIADIAVLEYASKTYPHLELHLSVQASATNLAAINFYKENFNIKRVVLPRVLSIHQVKQLSRHIPSDVELEVFGFGSLCIMSEGRCYLSSYLTGESPNTAGACSPAQYVRWQETSQGLESRLNNILIDRYQESESSGYPTLCKGRFDIDLTGERKRYHVLEEPTSLNTLSILPELFAANVASVKIEGRQRSPAYVEQVTRAWRAAIDSYQSNPEAYQVNNDWNTALANVSEGRQTTLGAYHRQWQ